The following coding sequences lie in one Chitinophagaceae bacterium genomic window:
- a CDS encoding T9SS type A sorting domain-containing protein, whose amino-acid sequence MKRNFYSIVGFLMNCLLLTIAKPSVAQYCTPSYLNLCSASNDFINNITFNSLSNNGTGCNGNVDNYINYQPSGTLTTSVESGATYSISLQSGNQWPQGFGVWIDLNNDFDFDDADEFLYASPTASINQFIGSITIPSDPGYIGERRMRVRCEYNTTLLASEACTTFSYGETEDYTISIGAATTSMSYVSSIITQTNFDALALGQTDAEIAGIQVVTIGGLNPIDLTSFTINANGSTNFANDVAAVKIYYTGTNPVFNTDQLYAITTDLSSPVIVNATLSSGVNYFWVAYDISPDAVAGDLLDAECTQILMTGSTGAQVPSVIAPAGFREVNYCFPTYVNLCSSDDYIDNVTLNTLSNLMSGCNGNLNNYIYYPPAGNLTTSLELGSNYTIALQAGQEFNQGFGVWIDFNNDLDFADADEFVYSSPDAGIELFLGNISIPNNSAYLGDHRMRIRCSYNTVLFAGDYCDNQNYGETEDYTITLTPSTTMTFLSATTSQNNNNDVLTGVVDQEIIGVQVVTSGSISPFDITSLTINSNGSTNFGNDVSNVKVYYTGPDPGFSTATLFGSSNNLSNPVTGNITLISGFNHFWVTYDITTGATIGDYLDAECTQVVLTGAGGTHVPAPTAPVGNRQVGYCTASSIYGCGFYYINGVTLNTLSNLNTSCNGASDGYIKYPATGNLTTTVETGSTYLLTLEAPEFAPEGFGVWIDYNNDGDFEDADEFVYTSPFYATGIQSAEITIPDNTAYLGERRMRVREKDYNTVVASEYCTQFYFGETEDYTITISVPTNMVYQSSTTFQNNLNDVLIGETDAEIMGIQVVVQGTINPIDVFSFSLASTGSTNFSADVNNVKVYATGSSPVFSATNLFGTATDLSSPISGALTLNTGINYFWVTYDISTDATLGNYVDVTCSQIQFTGSAGTQIPTVTSPTGSRQVGYCTASNTSGCFGYFIDGVTLNTLSNLLTDCNGSDNGYIKYPPSGNTTTSLEIGSSYAISLDGPLSLYNPVGFGVWIDLNNDGDFADADEFVFGSTDYVTGTQTGNINIPANTAYLGERRMRIRSEAYAVMGSTESCTTFSNGETEDYIITIVPASSMSFSSVTAFQNNLSPVQLGEPDAEIVGVNIITIGSLNPYALTSITFNANGTTDFANDVSGINVYYSGSNPDFSTATLFGSAANLSSPITGSVLLSGGANYFWLAYDISATATLGNFLDAACLSITLSGSGGTHVPLVTAPDGNREINYCIGTYVNLCTSNDFIDNFTFNTLSNLATGCNGNVDNYINYVPAGELTTTVLVGGTYDLTVQSGQQWPQGFGVWIDYNNDGSFGGTDEFVYASPGFAITVFSGTVLIPNNPSYVGQHRMRVRCFYNSTVTAAEYCSEFTYGEIEDYTITIDPQLPCTGTPEPGTATISPVEFCTGGTVATLTLSNYPLASDIVIQWEESSNGSSWNIISGADSYIYLTSPLFATTYYRAKLTCTNSGGFSNSNTVIISLVSAPTAPTATDVQHCGPGAVVLTANGGGGDLNWYDQMTGGNFLGSGSPFTTPYITTTTTYYVEEFIGADSTGCSSLRTPVKAIIYHADIAANVSANTICAGQTVNLNAQNNGDGNFNYQWTPLLPGMIPSNGQAASVTVPPATNTTFTVTASETSGQCDTAISVSVSVNPLPVVQLSGLNNSYEVVAPAVTLVGTPAGGIFNGAGVSGNTFSPASAGVGGPYVITYSYTDLNGCIGVDTEHVTVTFPIGINEPLSAPRFSIYPNPGDGIFILDMYASVSINHINCKVTNVVGQVLYDQSMNLNSKNFTQSFDFSRWPKGTYYMELTGDGQVTRKKLVIQ is encoded by the coding sequence ATGAAAAGAAATTTTTACTCCATCGTAGGCTTTTTAATGAATTGCCTCCTGCTCACCATCGCAAAACCTTCGGTGGCGCAGTATTGTACCCCGTCATACCTTAATCTGTGTTCTGCATCAAATGATTTTATTAATAACATCACCTTCAACAGTCTTTCGAACAATGGCACAGGATGCAATGGCAATGTAGATAATTACATAAATTATCAGCCATCAGGAACATTAACCACTTCAGTTGAATCCGGCGCTACTTATAGTATTAGTTTGCAATCGGGCAATCAATGGCCACAGGGTTTTGGTGTCTGGATTGATTTAAACAATGATTTTGATTTTGATGATGCAGATGAATTTTTGTATGCATCTCCAACTGCCAGCATTAACCAGTTTATTGGAAGTATTACGATTCCATCCGATCCCGGATATATTGGTGAAAGACGTATGCGTGTTCGTTGTGAATACAACACTACTCTTCTTGCCTCGGAAGCCTGTACAACATTTAGTTATGGTGAAACAGAGGATTATACTATTTCAATTGGAGCGGCAACCACCAGCATGAGCTATGTGTCCAGCATTATTACGCAAACAAATTTTGATGCTCTGGCTCTTGGTCAGACAGATGCAGAAATAGCAGGCATTCAGGTAGTAACCATCGGCGGATTAAACCCCATTGACCTTACCTCCTTCACTATTAACGCAAATGGTTCTACCAATTTTGCCAATGATGTGGCTGCTGTAAAAATTTACTATACAGGAACAAATCCTGTCTTTAATACTGATCAGTTATATGCTATAACAACCGACCTTTCATCACCGGTGATTGTGAATGCAACTCTTTCTTCCGGTGTAAATTATTTCTGGGTGGCTTATGATATTTCCCCTGATGCAGTCGCGGGTGATTTACTGGATGCAGAATGTACACAGATCCTGATGACTGGTTCAACAGGTGCACAGGTTCCTTCTGTTATTGCACCTGCCGGTTTCAGGGAAGTGAATTATTGCTTTCCAACCTATGTCAATTTGTGTAGTTCTGATGATTATATTGATAATGTAACGCTCAACACACTTAGCAACCTGATGTCAGGTTGTAATGGTAATCTGAACAACTACATTTATTATCCGCCGGCAGGAAACCTGACTACTTCTCTGGAATTGGGAAGTAATTACACGATTGCATTGCAAGCCGGACAAGAATTTAACCAGGGTTTCGGTGTATGGATTGATTTTAACAACGATCTTGATTTTGCTGATGCGGATGAGTTTGTTTATTCATCGCCAGATGCAGGCATAGAGTTATTCCTTGGCAACATCAGCATTCCTAATAACTCAGCTTATCTCGGTGATCATCGCATGCGAATTCGTTGTTCTTATAATACGGTGCTGTTTGCCGGTGACTATTGCGACAATCAGAATTATGGAGAGACGGAAGATTATACCATCACCCTCACGCCATCTACTACCATGACATTTCTGTCAGCAACTACAAGCCAAAACAATAATAATGACGTTCTTACCGGTGTAGTTGACCAGGAAATTATCGGCGTTCAGGTAGTTACTTCGGGTAGTATCAGCCCATTTGATATCACATCACTAACCATCAATTCAAACGGAAGCACCAACTTTGGAAATGATGTGTCAAATGTAAAAGTGTATTACACAGGTCCTGATCCGGGATTTTCTACCGCAACTTTATTCGGTTCATCAAACAACCTTTCAAATCCGGTTACAGGGAACATCACACTTATTTCAGGCTTTAATCATTTTTGGGTTACTTATGATATCACTACCGGAGCCACCATTGGTGATTACCTGGATGCGGAATGCACACAAGTAGTATTGACCGGAGCCGGAGGAACACACGTGCCTGCTCCAACTGCACCTGTGGGAAACCGGCAGGTTGGTTATTGCACAGCATCCAGCATTTATGGCTGCGGCTTTTACTATATTAATGGCGTTACGTTGAACACCTTGTCTAATTTAAATACCAGTTGCAATGGTGCATCAGATGGATATATCAAATACCCTGCAACAGGAAACCTTACAACAACAGTTGAGACAGGAAGTACGTACCTGCTGACGCTTGAAGCACCTGAGTTTGCACCGGAAGGTTTTGGTGTCTGGATTGATTATAATAACGATGGTGATTTTGAAGATGCAGATGAGTTTGTCTATACTTCACCGTTTTATGCAACAGGAATTCAGAGTGCAGAGATTACGATTCCCGATAACACAGCATATCTGGGTGAACGAAGAATGCGTGTGCGTGAAAAGGATTACAATACAGTGGTTGCTTCAGAATACTGTACTCAATTTTATTTTGGTGAAACTGAAGATTATACAATCACTATTTCAGTTCCCACGAATATGGTTTATCAGTCAAGCACTACTTTTCAAAATAATCTGAATGACGTACTGATAGGTGAAACGGATGCCGAAATAATGGGCATCCAGGTGGTAGTGCAGGGAACGATCAATCCGATTGATGTCTTTTCTTTTAGCCTTGCATCAACCGGGTCTACCAATTTTTCTGCAGACGTTAACAATGTGAAAGTCTATGCTACCGGTTCAAGTCCGGTTTTTTCTGCAACAAATTTGTTTGGCACTGCGACAGATCTTTCTTCGCCGATTTCCGGAGCGCTGACACTTAACACCGGCATTAACTATTTCTGGGTTACCTACGATATTTCCACTGATGCCACGCTTGGTAATTATGTGGATGTAACCTGTAGCCAAATACAGTTTACCGGAAGCGCCGGAACGCAGATTCCTACTGTAACTTCTCCAACCGGAAGCCGTCAGGTTGGATATTGTACAGCGTCAAATACTTCTGGTTGCTTTGGTTATTTTATTGATGGCGTAACACTTAATACTTTGTCCAACCTTCTTACCGATTGTAATGGCAGTGATAATGGCTACATAAAATATCCACCAAGTGGAAACACCACCACATCCCTGGAGATTGGCAGTAGTTATGCAATCAGTCTTGACGGACCATTATCGTTGTACAACCCTGTTGGCTTTGGTGTTTGGATAGATTTAAATAACGATGGTGATTTTGCCGATGCGGATGAATTTGTATTTGGCTCTACTGATTATGTGACTGGAACGCAAACTGGTAACATCAATATTCCCGCTAATACAGCTTACCTCGGTGAACGTAGAATGCGTATTCGTTCAGAAGCTTATGCAGTGATGGGCAGTACAGAATCCTGTACAACATTTTCTAACGGGGAAACAGAAGATTATATCATTACAATCGTGCCCGCTTCTTCTATGTCGTTCAGTTCAGTTACGGCTTTTCAAAATAATTTGTCTCCTGTTCAATTGGGAGAACCTGATGCAGAGATCGTAGGCGTAAATATTATTACAATCGGAAGTCTCAATCCGTATGCACTTACTTCAATTACTTTTAATGCGAATGGAACTACAGATTTTGCAAATGATGTATCAGGCATCAACGTGTATTATTCAGGTAGTAATCCTGATTTTTCCACAGCTACTTTGTTTGGGTCTGCTGCAAATCTTTCTTCCCCAATCACAGGTTCTGTTTTATTAAGCGGAGGTGCAAACTATTTCTGGCTCGCTTACGACATTTCTGCAACAGCTACCTTGGGTAATTTTTTAGATGCAGCGTGTCTATCCATCACTTTGAGTGGCTCGGGAGGCACACACGTTCCGCTTGTAACAGCACCTGATGGTAACAGGGAAATCAACTATTGCATCGGCACTTATGTCAACCTCTGTACCTCAAATGATTTCATTGACAATTTTACATTCAATACACTTTCTAATCTTGCCACAGGATGCAATGGTAACGTTGATAATTATATTAATTATGTTCCTGCCGGAGAGTTAACTACCACGGTATTGGTAGGTGGAACTTATGATCTTACTGTGCAATCGGGTCAGCAATGGCCCCAGGGTTTTGGTGTCTGGATTGATTATAATAATGATGGATCTTTTGGCGGTACCGATGAATTCGTATATGCCTCACCGGGTTTTGCAATCACTGTCTTCTCCGGCACTGTTTTAATTCCAAATAATCCCTCGTATGTAGGACAACACCGAATGAGGGTGCGATGTTTTTATAACAGCACCGTAACAGCGGCTGAATATTGTAGTGAATTTACCTATGGAGAAATTGAGGACTATACTATTACAATTGATCCTCAACTGCCATGTACCGGGACGCCTGAACCTGGAACCGCAACAATTTCACCTGTGGAGTTTTGTACAGGAGGTACTGTTGCAACACTTACTTTGTCAAATTATCCGCTGGCATCTGATATTGTGATTCAGTGGGAAGAGTCTTCTAATGGATCGTCGTGGAATATTATTTCCGGTGCTGACAGTTATATTTATCTGACATCACCATTGTTTGCAACTACTTATTATCGTGCAAAGCTAACCTGCACCAATAGCGGAGGATTTAGCAATTCAAATACTGTAATTATCAGTTTGGTCTCTGCTCCAACTGCACCTACAGCAACAGATGTGCAACATTGCGGACCAGGAGCAGTGGTGTTAACTGCAAACGGGGGAGGAGGTGATCTTAATTGGTATGATCAGATGACAGGAGGGAACTTCCTTGGATCAGGTTCACCTTTTACCACTCCATACATTACGACTACTACCACTTATTATGTGGAAGAATTTATTGGAGCAGACTCAACAGGTTGTTCAAGTCTGCGAACTCCTGTTAAAGCCATCATTTACCATGCTGATATTGCCGCCAACGTTAGTGCAAATACGATTTGTGCCGGGCAAACGGTGAACCTCAATGCGCAGAATAATGGTGATGGAAACTTCAATTATCAATGGACGCCGCTATTACCGGGCATGATACCATCCAATGGACAGGCCGCATCAGTTACGGTTCCACCGGCAACAAATACAACTTTTACTGTAACGGCCAGTGAAACGAGTGGCCAGTGCGATACCGCAATATCGGTTAGCGTAAGTGTAAATCCCTTACCTGTTGTTCAATTGTCAGGCTTGAATAATTCTTATGAAGTTGTTGCACCTGCTGTAACACTTGTTGGTACACCTGCAGGTGGAATATTTAATGGTGCCGGCGTTAGCGGAAATACTTTCAGTCCGGCATCTGCAGGAGTAGGAGGGCCATATGTGATCACTTATTCATATACTGATCTGAATGGATGCATTGGTGTGGATACAGAACATGTTACCGTCACTTTCCCGATAGGAATTAATGAACCGCTTTCTGCTCCAAGGTTCAGCATTTATCCAAACCCTGGTGATGGAATTTTTATACTCGATATGTATGCATCCGTAAGCATCAATCACATCAATTGTAAAGTGACGAATGTTGTTGGACAAGTATTGTATGATCAATCAATGAATCTGAATTCAAAGAACTTCACTCAATCATTTGACTTTTCGCGGTGGCCAAAAGGAACGTATTATATGGAGTTGACTGGAGATGGGCAGGTTACCAGGAAGAAGTTGGTGATTCAGTAA